The Xanthomonas sp. CFBP 8443 genome has a window encoding:
- the dnaA gene encoding chromosomal replication initiator protein DnaA, translating into MDAWPRCLERLEAEFPAEDVHTWLKPLQAEQRHDNSMVLYAPNAFIVEQVRERYLARIRELMTYFAGSGEVALQVGSRPRAPEPVAPPANDAAAARTPPAPLLEPFAGNLDSHYTFANFVEGRSNQLGLAAATQAAQKPGDRAHNPLLLYGSTGLGKTHLMFAAGNAMREQNPNARVMYLRSEQFFSAMIRALQDKTMDQFKRQFQQVDALLIDDIQFFAGKDRTQEEFFHTFNALFDGRQQIILTCDRYPREVEGLEPRLKSRLAWGLSVAIDPPDFETRAAIVLAKARERGAEIPDDVAFLIAKKMRSNVRDLEGALNTLAARANFTGRAITTEFAQETLRDLLRAQQQAIGIPNIQKTVADYYGLQIKDLLSKRRTRSLARPRQVAMALTKELTEHSLPEIGDAFAGRDHTTVLHACRQIKHLMETDGKLREDWDKLIRKLSE; encoded by the coding sequence ATGGATGCTTGGCCCCGTTGCCTGGAACGTCTGGAAGCTGAATTTCCAGCCGAGGACGTTCACACCTGGTTGAAACCGCTGCAAGCCGAACAGCGCCATGACAACAGCATGGTCCTGTACGCCCCGAACGCCTTCATCGTCGAACAGGTGCGCGAGCGCTACCTGGCGCGGATCCGCGAGCTGATGACCTACTTCGCCGGCAGCGGCGAGGTGGCGTTGCAGGTCGGCTCGCGGCCGCGCGCGCCCGAGCCGGTGGCCCCGCCCGCCAACGACGCGGCCGCCGCGCGCACGCCGCCGGCGCCGTTGCTGGAGCCGTTCGCTGGCAACCTCGACTCGCACTACACCTTCGCCAACTTCGTCGAGGGCCGCAGCAACCAGCTCGGCCTGGCCGCCGCCACGCAGGCGGCGCAGAAGCCGGGCGACCGTGCGCACAACCCGCTGCTGCTGTACGGCAGCACCGGCCTGGGCAAGACCCACCTGATGTTCGCCGCCGGCAACGCGATGCGCGAGCAGAACCCCAACGCGCGGGTCATGTACCTGCGTTCGGAACAGTTCTTCAGCGCAATGATCCGCGCGCTGCAGGACAAAACCATGGACCAGTTCAAGCGCCAGTTCCAGCAGGTGGACGCGCTGCTGATCGACGACATCCAGTTCTTCGCCGGCAAGGACCGCACCCAGGAAGAGTTCTTCCACACCTTCAACGCACTGTTCGACGGCCGCCAGCAGATCATCCTGACCTGCGACCGCTATCCGCGCGAAGTGGAAGGCCTGGAGCCGCGGCTGAAGTCGCGCCTGGCCTGGGGCCTGTCGGTGGCGATCGACCCGCCCGACTTCGAGACCCGCGCGGCGATCGTGCTGGCCAAGGCGCGCGAGCGCGGCGCCGAGATCCCCGACGACGTGGCGTTCCTCATCGCCAAGAAGATGCGCTCCAACGTGCGCGACCTGGAAGGCGCGCTCAACACGCTGGCCGCCCGCGCCAACTTCACCGGCCGCGCGATCACCACCGAGTTCGCCCAGGAGACGCTGCGCGACCTGCTGCGCGCGCAGCAGCAGGCGATCGGCATCCCCAACATCCAGAAGACCGTGGCCGACTACTACGGCCTGCAGATCAAGGACCTGCTGTCCAAGCGCCGCACGCGCTCGCTGGCGCGGCCGCGGCAGGTGGCGATGGCGCTGACCAAGGAACTGACCGAACACAGCCTGCCGGAGATCGGCGATGCGTTCGCCGGCCGCGACCACACCACCGTGCTGCACGCCTGCCGGCAGATCAAGCACCTGATGGAAACCGACGGCAAGTTGCGCGAGGACTGGGACAAGTTGATCCGCAAGTTGAGCGAGTAG
- the dnaN gene encoding DNA polymerase III subunit beta: protein MRFTLQREAFLKPLAQVVNVVERRQTLPVLANFLVQVHDGQLSLTGTDLEVEMVSRIAVDDAQDGETTIPARKLFEIIRALPDGSKITVSQTGDKITVQAGRSRFTLATLPANDFPSVDEVEATERVLVPEAALKELIERTAFAMAQQDVRYYLNGLLFDLRDQTLRCVATDGHRLALCETELENAGGAKRQIIVPRKGVTELQRLLEGGDREVELEVGRSHVRVKRDDVTFTSKLIDGRFPDYEAVIPIGADREVKLDREALRAALQRAAILSNEKYRGVRVEVSPGQLKISAHNPEQEEAQEEIEADTKVSDLAIGFNVNYLLDALSALREEFIVIQLRDANSSALVREASSARSRHVVMPLRL, encoded by the coding sequence ATGCGTTTCACACTGCAGCGCGAAGCCTTCCTCAAGCCATTGGCGCAAGTCGTCAATGTGGTCGAACGCCGCCAGACCTTGCCGGTTCTGGCCAACTTCCTGGTGCAGGTGCACGACGGGCAACTGTCGCTGACCGGTACCGACCTGGAAGTGGAAATGGTGTCGCGTATCGCGGTCGACGACGCACAGGACGGCGAAACCACGATTCCGGCCCGCAAGCTGTTCGAGATCATTCGGGCCTTGCCGGACGGCAGCAAGATCACCGTCTCGCAGACCGGCGACAAGATCACCGTGCAGGCCGGGCGCAGCCGCTTCACCCTGGCGACGCTGCCGGCCAACGATTTCCCGTCGGTGGATGAAGTCGAGGCCACCGAGCGGGTTCTGGTGCCGGAAGCGGCGTTGAAGGAACTGATCGAGCGCACCGCCTTCGCGATGGCCCAGCAGGACGTGCGTTACTACCTCAACGGTCTGCTGTTCGACCTGCGCGACCAGACCCTGCGCTGCGTGGCCACCGATGGCCATCGTTTGGCGCTGTGCGAGACCGAGCTGGAGAACGCCGGCGGTGCCAAGCGCCAGATCATCGTGCCGCGCAAGGGCGTGACCGAGCTGCAGCGGCTGCTGGAAGGCGGCGATCGCGAAGTCGAGCTGGAAGTCGGGCGCAGCCACGTGCGGGTCAAGCGCGACGATGTCACCTTCACCTCCAAGCTGATCGACGGCCGTTTTCCCGATTACGAAGCAGTGATCCCGATCGGCGCCGACCGCGAGGTCAAGCTGGATCGCGAGGCGCTGCGCGCCGCGTTGCAGCGTGCGGCGATCCTGTCCAACGAGAAGTACCGCGGCGTGCGCGTGGAAGTCTCGCCGGGCCAGCTGAAGATCAGCGCGCACAACCCCGAGCAGGAAGAGGCGCAGGAAGAGATCGAGGCCGACACCAAGGTCAGCGACCTGGCGATCGGCTTCAACGTGAACTACCTGCTCGACGCCCTGTCGGCGTTGCGCGAGGAGTTCATCGTGATCCAGCTGCGCGACGCCAACTCCTCGGCCCTGGTGCGCGAGGCCAGCAGCGCCCGCTCGCGCCATGTGGTGATGCCGCTGCGTCTCTGA